In the genome of Candidatus Binatia bacterium, the window AGCACTCGGGGGCGTATCCCGCGACCTCCTCGGTCGCCGGGTTGATGATCTCGTAGGTGCCGTTCGCGGCGCGGACCCACTCGCCGCCGATCAGCACCCGATCGTAAACCGGAGGGTTGCTCACCAGACGATCCCACCCTGCGGGCGCGCCGTGCGCCCGACGTCGTCTGGCTTATCGCCCTCGCCCGGCCGAGGAAGCAAGCGCGTCACGCCGCCTGCGCCAGCGCCGCCTCGCGCAGGCGCGTCGTGCGATGCACGGGATCGCGGTCGAAGCGCGGCAGCACGTGCTTGCCGAAGGTCTCGATCGAGCGCAGCACGTGCTTCTGGTCCATGACCATGGTGAGCGGCGCGTAGATGAGCTGGTCGACGCCGATCTCCTCGTACTGCTGGATCGAGGCCGCGATCTCGTCCGGCGAGCCGATCATGTAGCCGCCGGCGCGGGTGCGCTGCGCGAGCTGCTCGGGCGTCGGCTCCGGGACCTTCACCGGCCCGGTCTTCGGCAACCCGGCGGGACGCGGCACCGAGTCGAGCCACTTGAAGAAGAACTCGAGGAACTGGCCGGTCTTCGCCTTGCTGAACAGGTAGCGCGCCTCGTCGCCGTCCTCGAGGCAGAACATCTGGCTCGTCACGGCAATGTTGTCATTGACGAAGCCGCCGATCGGGTTGCGGCACTTGGCGATGGCCTCCTTGTAGGCCGCGATCAGCGGCTTCACGTCCTCGATGGTGCCGTTGACGAAGCACAGCGCGCCGAGGCCGAGCTCGCCCGCGAGCGTGAAGGTCGACGGGCTCGAGCACGCGAGCCAGATCGGCGGGTTCGGCTTCGAGAACGGCTTCGGCAGCACGTTGCGCTGCGGCATGCGGAACGACTTGCCCTCGTAGGCGTAGGGCACGTCGCGCCACATGCGCGGGATCTGCTCGATCGACTCGCGCCAGAGGTCCTTGGTCGCGTCCGCCGAGGGGATGTCGAATCCGCCCCACTCCGCCGACGACGAGCCGCGTCCGGTGCCGAACTCGACGCGGCCCTCGGTCAGGTGGTCGAGCGTCGCGATGCGCTCGGCGACGCGCGCCGGGTGATTGACGGGTGCGGTGATGTTGACGATCGCGTGCCCGACGTGCAGCCGCGGGGCACGCGCCGCGACGAAGCTCAGGAAGACCTCCGGCGCGGGCTGGTGCGAGTAGTGCTCGAGGAAGTGGTGCTCGGGCGC includes:
- a CDS encoding LLM class flavin-dependent oxidoreductase, with product MEFGIFSQMHVPPGEDEHTRFIREVDVALAVEAAGFKYDWAPEHHFLEHYSHQPAPEVFLSFVAARAPRLHVGHAIVNITAPVNHPARVAERIATLDHLTEGRVEFGTGRGSSSAEWGGFDIPSADATKDLWRESIEQIPRMWRDVPYAYEGKSFRMPQRNVLPKPFSKPNPPIWLACSSPSTFTLAGELGLGALCFVNGTIEDVKPLIAAYKEAIAKCRNPIGGFVNDNIAVTSQMFCLEDGDEARYLFSKAKTGQFLEFFFKWLDSVPRPAGLPKTGPVKVPEPTPEQLAQRTRAGGYMIGSPDEIAASIQQYEEIGVDQLIYAPLTMVMDQKHVLRSIETFGKHVLPRFDRDPVHRTTRLREAALAQAA